The window CATGCTCGCCTTCGCCGTCAACATCTACGAGCACTACGGAACCCTTGACGTTACAAAGGTCAGGAGGCTGAAAGGATGATCGAGCACCTACCCGCTCTCATGATAGCCGTGCCCCTCTTCGGGGCGTTCGTGGCTCCCCTGCTGAAGAAAAAGGGCAGTGCCCCGGCAGTCTGGGCGATGATGATCACCGGCGTGACGCTGGGCATGGCGCTCCTCCTGGTCAGGCAGGTGCTCATCCAGGGAATTATGGTGTACGTCTTCGGAGCCGACAACCCGCACCTCGTCCTGCCCTCCGGATACAGGGTTCCGATAAGGATAATATTCGAGGTCGACGCGATAGGGGCCTTCATGGCGCTCTCGGCAGCGCTCATGAGCTTCATCGGGGCGATGTATTCATACAGCCACGTGAGGAACGAGACGGGCCTTGAGAAGTACTACGCGCTGCTTCTCCTCCTCGAGGTCGGAATCCTCGGCATGGTCCTGACGGGAGACCTGTTCAACCTCTTCGTGTTCCTGGAGATAGCCGGAATAGCCGGCTCGGCACTGGTGGGCTTCAGGAACTACCGCGGCGAGGCAAGCGAGGCCGGAATCAAGTACCTCATAGTCAGCGCGGTGGCATCGCTGATGGTACTCTTCTCAATAGGCCTGCTCTACGGCGAGTACGGGAACCTCAACATAGCCTACCTGAGCACCCAGATAGGGTTCAACACAGTTGACATAATCGCCCTGGGAATACTCTTCACGTCCTTCGCGATGAAGTGCGGCTCGGTGCCGACCCACCACTGGGTTCCGGACGCGTACACCGAGGTCCCGTCGGGAATCAACCCCACCCTCCTCGTGGCGACCTACGCGAGCCTCTACGCCCTCTTCAGGGTGAGCTTCAGCCT of the Thermococcus sp. JdF3 genome contains:
- a CDS encoding proton-conducting transporter membrane subunit, whose product is MIEHLPALMIAVPLFGAFVAPLLKKKGSAPAVWAMMITGVTLGMALLLVRQVLIQGIMVYVFGADNPHLVLPSGYRVPIRIIFEVDAIGAFMALSAALMSFIGAMYSYSHVRNETGLEKYYALLLLLEVGILGMVLTGDLFNLFVFLEIAGIAGSALVGFRNYRGEASEAGIKYLIVSAVASLMVLFSIGLLYGEYGNLNIAYLSTQIGFNTVDIIALGILFTSFAMKCGSVPTHHWVPDAYTEVPSGINPTLLVATYASLYALFRVSFSLFGKVSSGMSSVGWIMCVLGVLTMFIGVTMALVQKDVKRLMSYHAISQTGYMLLGVGVGLAVLNDPAKLAAFGRDAMAGGIFHIINHIIYKSLLLMTAGALFYVTGTRNLNEMGGLARRMPYTTIAFIVGAAAISGIPPFNGFASKFLIYETSYQLSPIFAIFAMVTSVLTLASFVKVFASAFLGPPVKKYEEVKEVPRSMVVAMLILAALCLLFGLFPNVVLDKLVYPAADALLKLSNYQTWGGIL